A window from Aeromonas rivipollensis encodes these proteins:
- a CDS encoding DMT family transporter → MPFLFPLFAILIWAANTVVSKAAAGVLDPAAISFYRWVIAALALSPFCLPQLWRRRAEIRPWLGKLLVLAALGMVLYQCLAYYAAHSTSATNMGVIGSLIPLLTLLQSALFFGQRPGKQALLGMSLSLFGVLWLLGQGNPLALLHDGINPGDGLMLLGSASYALYGLLIRRWQLPFGPWLNLYLQILLAVLLLIPVALSADSLAVPAEGWSLVLFAGLASSLLAAYCWMRGLATLGAERTSVFMNLMPLCTALIAVITLGEPIHGFHLIGGGLILTGVMISQFKPRVRPALVEGA, encoded by the coding sequence ATGCCCTTTCTCTTCCCCCTGTTCGCCATCCTGATCTGGGCCGCCAATACTGTGGTCTCCAAGGCCGCCGCCGGCGTGCTGGATCCCGCCGCCATCTCCTTCTACCGCTGGGTCATCGCCGCCCTGGCACTCTCCCCCTTCTGCCTGCCGCAACTGTGGCGCCGCCGTGCCGAGATCCGCCCCTGGCTCGGCAAGCTGCTGGTGCTGGCGGCCCTTGGCATGGTGCTCTACCAGTGCCTGGCCTACTACGCCGCCCACAGTACCTCGGCCACCAACATGGGGGTCATCGGCTCCCTCATACCGCTGCTGACCCTGCTGCAGAGCGCCCTCTTCTTCGGCCAGCGCCCGGGCAAGCAGGCGCTGCTCGGCATGAGCCTCTCCCTGTTCGGGGTGCTCTGGCTGCTGGGTCAGGGCAACCCCCTGGCCCTGCTGCACGACGGCATCAATCCGGGGGATGGCCTCATGCTGCTCGGCTCCGCCAGCTATGCGCTCTATGGCCTGCTGATCCGCCGCTGGCAACTGCCGTTCGGCCCCTGGCTCAACCTCTATCTGCAGATCCTGCTGGCGGTGCTGCTGCTGATCCCGGTCGCCCTGAGTGCTGACTCCCTGGCGGTACCCGCCGAAGGCTGGAGTCTGGTGCTGTTCGCCGGGCTCGCCTCCTCCCTGCTGGCGGCCTACTGCTGGATGCGCGGCCTCGCCACCCTGGGGGCGGAGCGCACCTCTGTGTTCATGAACCTGATGCCCCTGTGCACGGCGCTGATCGCCGTCATCACCCTGGGAGAGCCCATCCACGGCTTTCACCTGATAGGCGGTGGCCTGATCCTGACCGGCGTCATGATCTCCCAGTTCAAGCCGAGGGTGCGCCCCGCCCTGGTAGAAGGGGCATAA
- a CDS encoding helix-turn-helix transcriptional regulator: MGSLTLAEQDRLLADPNPLYFRYSQIQGGNACAEHAHPWGQLSLISLGVMVVEVEGERLVAPADYLIWVPANLPHSAFNEQTLDYTSIYVSHALAPRLPREPQLLELTPLLRALLEDFTQRRVGHLEDEWDARQGELFIEKLARTRCQPSYLPQSRDRLLAPLLAALHAAPEDNRTLAEWAKVLHSTERTLARRCQKELGMSLGQWRTRLRLVKALDWLRGDMPVQEIAWRLGYTSTSAFIAMFQREQGCAPQRYRQQLGQPGA; this comes from the coding sequence ATGGGCAGCCTCACCCTGGCCGAGCAGGATCGCCTGCTGGCCGACCCCAACCCCCTCTATTTTCGCTATAGCCAGATCCAGGGGGGCAACGCCTGTGCCGAGCACGCCCACCCCTGGGGCCAGCTCAGCCTCATCAGCCTGGGAGTCATGGTGGTGGAGGTCGAGGGAGAGCGACTGGTGGCGCCGGCCGACTACCTCATCTGGGTGCCGGCCAACCTGCCCCACAGCGCCTTCAACGAGCAGACCCTGGACTACACCTCCATCTACGTGAGCCACGCGCTGGCGCCGCGCCTGCCAAGGGAACCCCAGTTGCTGGAACTGACCCCCTTGCTGCGCGCCCTGCTGGAGGACTTTACCCAGCGCCGGGTAGGCCATCTGGAAGACGAGTGGGACGCCCGTCAGGGGGAGCTCTTCATCGAGAAGCTGGCCCGCACCCGCTGCCAGCCGAGCTACCTGCCCCAGAGTCGCGACCGCCTGCTGGCCCCGCTGCTGGCCGCCCTGCACGCAGCTCCCGAGGACAACCGCACCCTGGCCGAATGGGCCAAGGTCTTGCACAGCACCGAGCGCACCCTGGCGCGGCGTTGCCAGAAGGAGCTGGGTATGAGCCTGGGGCAGTGGCGCACCCGGCTGCGGCTGGTGAAAGCGCTGGACTGGCTGCGGGGGGACATGCCGGTGCAGGAGATAGCCTGGCGCCTGGGTTACACCTCGACCTCGGCTTTCATCGCCATGTTCCAGCGCGAGCAGGGATGCGCCCCCCAGCGTTATCGCCAGCAGCTGGGCCAACCCGGGGCCTGA